CGCCCGACGCCAGCGCCACAACATATTGTGGGCGATTCGTGAATCGCCCCTACAAGAAACACGGCTGACCCCTTTATTGGACAGCCTCTGGAACCACGAGCACACGATTGCAGAACTTCAAATGCAGAACTTGGCCGGGTCCAGTCAACAGTGTTGTGGTTAGTTGTCGTTCGGGAGAGCGCCGGTCCGCTTCAGGCTCTGCAAGTCAACAGCGGGCTTCGGGGGAGACAGACCTGATTCTACGGGCGGTCGCCTGCGCACGACCGGCTGCGTGCGAATGGAGATCGCGCCGAGGAAGGGAATCCCGTCTTCACCCACGAGACCTGTCGTGATCCTGGTGACTTCTCGCGCAGCGAGCCAGTCGAGTCGGCGTCGCAGCATAAACGCCGCCTGTCCGGCCTCAATCTCTTTCACAGCCCTGCCCAGAGGGCTTTGTTTGCCACGTTGATACCACTCGAGCCAGGCGAACTGCGACGGCAAGCGGGTCGGCTGGGTGAACATGACGGAGATGAGGTCATAGGCAACCGTGTCCACCGGGTTGTCTCTCATTTCTAGGCACCCAACAGCTTTGTGATCGACGTCGCAGGCCGCAAACCTCCGCCCCGATTGGTCGGCCGGACCGTTGAATGCGAAGGACAGCATGTCCGGCGGCGGCATCAGGTAAAAGGCTTGCCGCGCCCTAAGGAGCGCCCTGATGTCATCACGGCTAGCGATCTTCTCATCGGTCTGGCCTATTACAATAACGTGCTCATCCAGCCTGGTGTCAGGGCATTCGGCGATGTTGTCAAGCATCTCATCAATCGGAGCGAAGCGAAGCTCTCGGCCGGAGAGGAGCACAGCGAAGATCCGAACGTATCCAACAGGGACTGGCACGCCATTCTTGACGAGTTCGGGCTTGGTTGCAACCATGGTGAGCGGCGCGTTTCCCTCGGGCAACTGACGCACTAGACTCTCAGCCAGGCTTCTGGCCTTTCCGCCCAATCTACACGGCCAGGGAAAGTCCATTGCCAGACCGAAATGGCCGGCCGCAATGAGGGCCAGCAGCATAAGGGCCGGAACGCTTGAGGCCCTGAGCCGCCCTCTTCTCCAGGCAACCAATAGTAAAGCGATTGCTAGCACAAGTCCCCCCAGCACGAACGGAACGCTCTGGCCGCCCTGCATCACGAACGCGTAGAGCGCACCGACCGCCAGTGCTATGAGTAGCCCGATTTGGAGTAAAGTGATTCTGGAGCGGGGCATCTCCTCGAACTTCTTTAGTACCAATACCAGCATAACCCCGAGTGCGACGCTGGCCGGATAGCCATACCTTATCTGCGACCCCTGGAAAAAGGCTGGCCCCAGCAGGACCAAGACCAGCAGCGCCAGGACTCGGGTTTTAGTTACTAACAGACATGATATAAGGAATAATACACAAATATCCCCAACGAGATTGTATTTGACCGGAGACCAGAGAACTGTTAGCATGTCCCGGGCGTTCCTCAGCAGGTTAAGTGTGTTTTGCTCGATCATAGTCCTAAATCCCAGCGCAAGCCTCAGCACCATATAGCCAGTAACCAGGACAGCTGAGACCGCCACCACAATCAGGCCCCTTCTTCTCGCTCCTTCTTTGGGCCTCTCGAAGGGGAGGAACCAGATAAGCACCAGCACGAGAGGCATGATCAATGCAAACTCCTTGCTGGCTATGGCAAGGACCATAGAGAGAGACAGGGCAAACAGCGCGCCAATGCCGCCTTGACGCACGTACCTGACCGAAAACAGAATAGCTGACAGGAGAAATGCGGTGCAGATGGCAGTATCATTGGCCGAGAGCCAGGCCACCGCCTCGAAGTTGAACCAAAAGACCGCAAACAGGAGCGAGGCGCACTGGGACCACACGCGGTCAAGGCCTAGCAGTCTCCGCGCAAAGACGAAAACGAGGACAGTGTTGATCAAGTGAACGAGGACCGCCACGGCGTGGTAATAATCGATTCGTGTCCCAAACAGAGCGAATTTGAGAGCCCAGACATAATCGGCAAGCGGGCGAAAGAAGGTGGATTCCTCCGCACTCAGCGATGGTCGCTCGCCCTTAAAGAAATAACCGACGAAACTCCGGCCGATCTCCTTGTGCCCATAAAAGCCGAAGTCGTCAGCAAAAAGATCGAACTCAAGAGATGGCAAATAAAGGACGGCGAGCAATCCAAGTATCAAGAACCACAACCAGGCGTGGCGAAACCTGAGGGTTCCCGTCTTGTCCAAACCCCCAAGACCTCCTTATTTGATCAACTGACCCACCGG
This genomic interval from bacterium contains the following:
- a CDS encoding glycosyltransferase family 39 protein — translated: MDKTGTLRFRHAWLWFLILGLLAVLYLPSLEFDLFADDFGFYGHKEIGRSFVGYFFKGERPSLSAEESTFFRPLADYVWALKFALFGTRIDYYHAVAVLVHLINTVLVFVFARRLLGLDRVWSQCASLLFAVFWFNFEAVAWLSANDTAICTAFLLSAILFSVRYVRQGGIGALFALSLSMVLAIASKEFALIMPLVLVLIWFLPFERPKEGARRRGLIVVAVSAVLVTGYMVLRLALGFRTMIEQNTLNLLRNARDMLTVLWSPVKYNLVGDICVLFLISCLLVTKTRVLALLVLVLLGPAFFQGSQIRYGYPASVALGVMLVLVLKKFEEMPRSRITLLQIGLLIALAVGALYAFVMQGGQSVPFVLGGLVLAIALLLVAWRRGRLRASSVPALMLLALIAAGHFGLAMDFPWPCRLGGKARSLAESLVRQLPEGNAPLTMVATKPELVKNGVPVPVGYVRIFAVLLSGRELRFAPIDEMLDNIAECPDTRLDEHVIVIGQTDEKIASRDDIRALLRARQAFYLMPPPDMLSFAFNGPADQSGRRFAACDVDHKAVGCLEMRDNPVDTVAYDLISVMFTQPTRLPSQFAWLEWYQRGKQSPLGRAVKEIEAGQAAFMLRRRLDWLAAREVTRITTGLVGEDGIPFLGAISIRTQPVVRRRPPVESGLSPPKPAVDLQSLKRTGALPNDN